Genomic window (Salinibacterium sp. M195):
GGTTCGAAGTCGTTGTCGACGTCAACCGAGAACTTGCCGAGGGAGCCTTTTTTGAGCTCGGGCGGCAGGTTGCGGGGTTCGACGAGGTCGCGGATGTGGCCGACGGAGGAGAGCACGTCGTAGCCGTCACCGAGATACTTGGCTATCGTCTTGGCCTTAGTGGGCGACTCGACAATGACAAGCTTTTTGGTGCCAGACACGGGACTCCTTGGGTGATGACGCACTTGACCGGTGGCAGCGCCACTGTCAGCGACACACTACACACACCGACCGCGCAGTTACCTAATCCGCCCTGGTTGGGGGTGGCCCTGCTGTGGCGCTCGTTGTGACCAGTATGCCGAGGATGCGGCGACTAGCGGTAACTGTCACGATACGCCCATCAACCGTGCACTCCTCTATATGGGCGTCATTTGCGACTGCGAGTCGTTCGGCGTTGTCGCACGGGTAGCCCGCAATGAGTCCGCTTGCGGTGTCGGCGGCGGCAAGTGCGGCAGCGTCAGCCGCTCCGGCAAGAGCGTGCCGTGCGCTCAGCGCCCAGTAGAGAGGGATAACGAGGGCGGTGAGCGCGATGACCGTGACAACCAGCCCGACCATGAGGATGGTGCCTGCCCCACGTTCGCCACGTATCCCGTTGGTTTTCCTCATCATTTTCCTCCCGCGAGCGCGCAACTGCTGGCGCTGAGCGTGATCGGCAGGAGTCCGAGAAGTGCGTTACGCGCGGGGGCGCTAACTGTGGCGCAGACAAGGCCGTCGCGGGCGTGAGAGGTGAGACGTGCCGAGGCGACGAGTGCGGATGCTGTCGCTGCTGCGCTTCCGGAGCTTTCGTCGCGAGCAAGGCTGCGCGCTGCGGAAGCTGCGGCGTCTTGCAGCCGGACTTGCAGCCCGGCCAACTGCACGCCACTGAGACAGCACACGAGAACGAGGGCGACGGCGGGCAACGCCAGCGCAAACTCTGCGGTGACGCTGCCGCGCTCGTTCATCGCTGCTCGTGCTCGATCACGCCGGGATCGAGAGCGCACTGCGCACAAGGTCGGTGAGCATGCCGCGCACCTCGCCGGATCGGAGAATCACGACGAGCAGTCCGGCGAAGCCCACGGCGGCGAGCGTCGTGATGGCATATTCGGCGGTCGCGGCGCCCCTCTCGGAACGGATTCGGGAACGGAGTCTGGCGCGCACGGAGAACGCTACCGACGGGAGCCGCCGTGACCGCCCAAGGCTTAAGCGGCGCTGCTGCCCCGGTTCAAGGGCGGGAAACGAAATGAGGTGCTGGTCGTTCATGAGGTACTCCTTCGTGCGCTGTCACGCAGTCTGCGGCCGAGTACCTCCAGCCTGTCGAGAGTGGGCGTCATAGGACGTGGCGGTTCCCGATGTGTGGAACACGGCGAGAACCCCTCAACGGTGGATGAGATGACCGCAACGGGGCTCAGCATCACGTTGATCGCGGTCGGAGTGCTCGACGTCGCGCGCCGACAGCGCCGCAGCCGGGTTGGCTGGGAACCGACCGGGGCCGAGGAACCACACCCGCGCTGATTCGGGCGAAACTTCGACAATCAAGGTGGTCGCGGCGCGGATCGGCCGCGCCCGTTCTCGCTAGTTTCAGAACCCCGAAACAGTGGATGAAATGACGGCAACCATGAGGGGAAGCACCCCGAGAACCATGAAGGCGGGAAGCACGCACAGCCCGAGCGGAAGCATGAGCCGCACGGAGAGCGCAGCGGCCCCGGAACGCGCATCCGCGTCAGCAGCAAGACGAAGTTCGTCAGCTTCGGCCCGCAGCAGTTCGGCGGCAGGAATCCCCGCCTCGTGAGAGAGCTGCAGCACCTCGTCGAGATGATCACCATCAGACGGCAAGCCGAAGCGGTCAAGGGCGCCAGTGACCACTTCGCGGGCCTGAACAAGTGACCCACCTCCTGACACGGCGATAGCCATGAGCTCGCACTCCAAACCGGGAGCTGCGCGGGTCGGGGTTGCTCGCCGCACGAGCCGCGCGTTCCATCGCACCGCGACAAGGATCAACCCGGCGCCAACGACCAGACAGCCCCACCCGATAGGA
Coding sequences:
- a CDS encoding Rv3654c family TadE-like protein gives rise to the protein MRKTNGIRGERGAGTILMVGLVVTVIALTALVIPLYWALSARHALAGAADAAALAAADTASGLIAGYPCDNAERLAVANDAHIEECTVDGRIVTVTASRRILGILVTTSATAGPPPTRAD
- a CDS encoding TadE family type IV pilus minor pilin — its product is MNERGSVTAEFALALPAVALVLVCCLSGVQLAGLQVRLQDAAASAARSLARDESSGSAAATASALVASARLTSHARDGLVCATVSAPARNALLGLLPITLSASSCALAGGK
- a CDS encoding DUF4244 domain-containing protein → MNDQHLISFPALEPGQQRRLSLGRSRRLPSVAFSVRARLRSRIRSERGAATAEYAITTLAAVGFAGLLVVILRSGEVRGMLTDLVRSALSIPA